Proteins found in one Neodiprion lecontei isolate iyNeoLeco1 chromosome 6, iyNeoLeco1.1, whole genome shotgun sequence genomic segment:
- the LOC124295130 gene encoding uncharacterized protein LOC124295130 codes for MELVWVLFALLVTVTAGFDLGPSMRIAQCRSLCLRRHREAKECKDTSNCYMCWEACGFLENNWSIWGSVCQVDEEICLSGCKTACAYHGTRVEEEFLPSTLPAPMAGPAYLEAYDVAIVFRKIEAEWKEMDQVPGGGTMTVNETTWVVVVAENGVRQYSGEFWKPTLESLREGALFEASLSWSGSTVEDNENGEIGNPNSAMQAIDFENDEVLRNALSSTRNFEPRDSAAADRIRLYFAPGARSYFDEQNARILADVGVQGEEERPEIYGEEPSLMETTSKNSVEKETGEASYIVSWEPEAGGLMGNQVADAKSTQISLLPGTKYLVRVASNDGPGSFALEIDTTIKSVQFAPLEAAHSSVQPLAILAGCASALSFVTVVVLLKVCRRTTVDDKLDYV; via the exons ATGGAACTCGTGTGGGTACTTTTCGCCCTCTTGGTCACTGTTACCGCTGGATTTGATCTTGGCCCGTCGATGAGAATCGCTCAGTGCAGATCTCTGTGTCTTCGGCGTCATCGGGAAGCCAAAGAATGCAAGGATACTTCGAATTGTTACATG TGCTGGGAGGCCTGTGGCTTTCTGGAAAACAACTGGAGTATTTGGGGATCCGTCTGCCAAGTTGACGAGGAAATTTGT TTATCCGGGTGTAAAACGGCCTGCGCCTACCACGGAACGAGAGTCGAAGAGGAATTCCTGCCCTCAACATTGCCGGCGCCGATGGCCGGGCCGGCGTACCTGGAGGCGTACGACGTGGCAATAGTATTCAGGAAAATCGAGGCGGAGTGGAAAGAGATGGATCAGGTCCCCGGGGGAGGAACCATGACGGTGAACGAGACTACGTGGGTCGTGGTCGTGGCTGAAAACGGGGTGCGGCAGTACAGCGGGGAATTCTGGAAGCCGACCCTGGAGAGTTTGAGGGAGGGCGCCCTCTTCGAGGCGAGTCTGAGCTGGAGCGGGAGTACCGTCGAGGACAACGAGAACGGTGAAATCGGAAACCCGAACTCCGCGATGCAGGCAATCGACTTCGAGAACGACGAGGTCCTGCGGAATGCCTTGAGCTCGACGCGGAATTTCGAGCCCCGTGATTCTGCTGCCGCGGACAGGATCAGACTCTACTTCGCGCCCGGGGCGAGAAGCTACTTCGACGAACAGAACGCCAGGATCCTTGCCGACGTCGGCGTTCAGGGTGAAGAGGAACGACCTGAGATTTACGGCGAGGAGCCAAGCCTGATGGAAACTACGTCGAAGAATAGCGTGGAGAAGGAAACCGGTGAAGCCTCGTACATCGTCTCCTGGGAACCGGAAGCCGGCGGGCTGATGGGCAACCAGGTCGCCGACGCCAAGTCTACCCAGATATCTCTCCTTCCTGGAACCAAGTACCTCGTCCGAGTTGCGTCCAACGACGGGCCCGGCAGCTTTGCCCTTGAGATCGACACGACTATCAAATCCGTTCAGTTCGCTCCCCTGGAGGCAGCACACTCGAGTGTTCAGCCCTTGGCAATTTTGGCCGGATGTGCCAGCGCCCTGAGCTTCGTCACGGTTGTTGTTCTCCTCAAGGTTTGCAGGAGAACGACGGTAGACGATAAGCTGGACTATGTGTGA